Proteins co-encoded in one Sebastes umbrosus isolate fSebUmb1 chromosome 20, fSebUmb1.pri, whole genome shotgun sequence genomic window:
- the socs3b gene encoding suppressor of cytokine signaling 3b — protein sequence MVAFGGRNPLAMSGVTPPEGRVQGANFTPHHYKPFSSHAHYQQVMRALHKLQESGFYWGAVGGREASSLLRSEPPGTFLIRDSSDHHHFFTLSVQTSRGTKNLRIHSEGGGFFLQPDPQNTQEPPQFDCVLKLIAHYMGKGPDAGQSREGACGGNPEKKGCSVYLIHTSGERIPLELQRPLSSSLSTLQHMCRRTLNNLGGSDRAEQLPHTLRDFLEEYDAPI from the exons ATGGTAGCCTTCGGCGGACGCAACCCCCTCGCCATGAGCGGCGTGACCCCTCCGGAGGGCAGGGTTCAGGGTGCAAACTTTACCCCGCATCACTACAAGCCTTTCAGCTCGCACGCACACTACCAGCAG GTGATGCGTGCGTTGCATAAGCTACAGGAGAGCGGGTTTTACTGGGGCGCCGTGGGAGGCCGGGAGGCCAGCTCCCTGCTGCGCTCTGAACCGCCCGGCACCTTCCTGATACGCGACTCCTCGGACCACCACCACTTCTTCACCCTCTCCGTGCAGACATCTCGAGGAACCAAGAACCTGCGCATCCACAGCGAGGGAGGCGGCTTCTTCTTGCAGCCAGACCCCCAAAACACCCAAGAGCCCCCGCAGTTCGATTGCGTGCTGAAACTCATAGCGCACTACATGGGGAAAGGGCCGGACGCCGgacagagcagagagggggCATGTGGGGGCAACCCGGAGAAGAAGGGGTGCAGCGTTTATCTGATCCACACCAGCGGAGAGAGGATTCCCTTGGAGCTGCAGCGGCCCCTCTCCAGTTCTCTCTCCACGCTGCAGCACATGTGCAGGAGAACCCTGAACAATCTGGGGGGGTCGGACCGAGCcgagcagctcccgcacacccTCAGAGACTTCCTGGAGGAGTACGACGCTCCTATATGA